The following are from one region of the Cyanobacterium stanieri LEGE 03274 genome:
- the rplT gene encoding 50S ribosomal protein L20, with protein MSRVKRGNVARKRRNKILKLAKGFRGSHSKLFRTANQQVMKALRNAYRDRRKKKRDFRRLWITRVNAAARMHGISYSQLIYKLDKANISLNRKMLALLAVQDMDAFKKVVELALQA; from the coding sequence ATGAGTAGAGTTAAGAGAGGTAACGTCGCCCGTAAAAGACGTAATAAGATTTTAAAGTTAGCTAAGGGTTTTAGAGGTTCTCACTCTAAGTTATTCCGTACAGCTAATCAGCAAGTCATGAAGGCGTTACGTAATGCTTATCGTGACCGTCGCAAGAAAAAAAGGGATTTTCGTCGTCTTTGGATTACCCGTGTTAATGCGGCGGCAAGAATGCACGGCATTAGCTATAGTCAGTTAATTTATAAGTTAGATAAAGCTAATATTTCTCTTAATCGTAAGATGTTGGCTCTTTTGGCTGTTCAGGATATGGACGCATTTAAAAAAGTTGTGGAGTTAGCACTTCAAGCCTAA
- the tuf gene encoding elongation factor Tu: MAREKFERTKPHVNIGTIGHVDHGKTTLTAAITLTLSAAGQAKARKYDEIDAAPEEKARGITINTAHVEYETPGRHYAHVDCPGHADYVKNMITGAAQMDGAILVVSAADGPMPQTREHILLARQVGVPNLAVFLNKQDQVDDEELLELVELEVRELLSEYGFDGDNIPIVSGSALKAVEQMTANPTTQKGENEWTDKIWTLMDEVDSYIPTPERDVDKPFLMAVEDVFSITGRGTVATGRIERGRVKVGETVELVGIRDTRNTTVTGVEMFQKTLDEGMAGDNVGLLLRGVQKEDIERGMVLAKPSSITPHTKFEAEVYVLKKEEGGRHTPFFPGYRPQFYVRTTDVTGTISDFTADDGSAAEMVMPGDRIKMTVELINPIAIEQGMRFAIREGGRTIGAGAVAKILQ; the protein is encoded by the coding sequence ATGGCACGGGAAAAATTTGAAAGAACGAAACCTCACGTTAATATTGGTACTATCGGTCACGTTGACCACGGTAAAACTACTTTAACCGCAGCTATCACTTTAACTCTATCTGCAGCTGGTCAGGCGAAGGCTCGTAAATATGATGAAATCGATGCTGCTCCTGAAGAAAAAGCACGGGGTATCACCATCAACACTGCTCACGTAGAATACGAAACTCCTGGTCGTCACTATGCTCACGTGGACTGCCCCGGACACGCTGACTATGTTAAAAACATGATCACTGGTGCGGCTCAAATGGATGGAGCTATTTTAGTAGTGTCTGCGGCTGATGGCCCTATGCCCCAAACCCGTGAACACATCCTTTTAGCTAGACAGGTTGGTGTACCTAACCTCGCTGTGTTCTTAAACAAGCAAGACCAAGTTGATGATGAAGAATTATTAGAGTTGGTTGAGTTAGAAGTTCGTGAACTCTTAAGCGAATATGGTTTTGATGGTGACAATATTCCTATTGTTTCTGGTTCTGCCCTCAAAGCTGTAGAACAAATGACTGCTAATCCTACTACTCAAAAAGGTGAAAATGAGTGGACTGATAAAATCTGGACTCTCATGGATGAAGTAGATAGCTACATTCCTACCCCTGAGCGTGATGTTGATAAGCCTTTCTTGATGGCTGTAGAAGATGTATTCTCCATTACTGGTCGTGGTACTGTTGCTACTGGTCGTATCGAGCGTGGTAGAGTAAAAGTTGGCGAAACCGTAGAGTTAGTTGGTATTCGTGATACTCGTAACACCACTGTAACTGGTGTTGAAATGTTCCAAAAAACCTTGGATGAAGGTATGGCTGGAGATAACGTAGGTTTATTACTTCGTGGTGTTCAGAAAGAAGACATCGAGCGTGGTATGGTTTTAGCAAAACCTTCTTCCATCACTCCTCACACCAAGTTTGAAGCTGAAGTTTATGTACTTAAAAAAGAAGAAGGTGGTCGTCATACTCCTTTCTTCCCTGGATACCGTCCTCAGTTCTACGTTCGTACCACTGACGTAACTGGAACTATCAGTGACTTCACCGCTGACGATGGTAGCGCAGCTGAAATGGTAATGCCTGGCGATCGCATCAAAATGACCGTTGAATTAATCAACCCCATTGCGATCGAGCAAGGAATGCGCTTTGCGATTCGTGAAGGTGGTCGTACCATCGGTGCTGGTGCTGTAGCCAAAATTTTACAGTAG
- a CDS encoding RAMP superfamily CRISPR-associated protein yields MYKKAYGIIETLAPVHVGATAGEESGNLNLIFRDQFTLTGVIPGSSIRGRFRSEMLLNKGKDDSNQWYGHDADAGVTDSTTESLVKFEYASVVWLPVFCPGQPVVWVSCPKLLKRYKRITGITDPVPQVYSGSSVLKPLTVENRPTLFFNFGFLTIDHPRQNLKPWFPFGEELPAVVVADDEIAMIHDMALYRQSRVRLDENEKIAVKGAFFNTEALPEGTQMIFPVAIKKNQGEWKPFEDDSTTGEIYLGGLESIGFGHCAVELRGL; encoded by the coding sequence ATGTATAAAAAAGCCTACGGTATCATCGAAACTTTAGCACCTGTTCATGTGGGCGCCACCGCAGGGGAAGAAAGTGGCAATTTAAACCTTATTTTCCGAGATCAATTCACCCTCACAGGGGTTATTCCTGGTAGTTCTATTCGGGGTCGTTTTCGCTCAGAAATGTTGTTAAATAAGGGTAAAGACGACAGTAATCAATGGTATGGACATGATGCGGATGCGGGAGTTACCGACAGCACCACAGAATCGCTGGTTAAGTTTGAATATGCCTCTGTTGTTTGGCTTCCTGTATTTTGCCCCGGGCAACCCGTTGTATGGGTAAGTTGTCCTAAACTATTAAAACGCTATAAACGTATTACGGGTATTACTGATCCTGTTCCCCAAGTTTACAGTGGTTCATCGGTATTAAAACCATTGACCGTGGAAAATCGACCTACCCTATTTTTTAACTTTGGTTTCCTCACCATTGATCATCCCAGACAGAATTTAAAGCCATGGTTTCCTTTTGGGGAGGAGTTACCTGCGGTAGTGGTGGCGGATGATGAAATTGCTATGATTCACGATATGGCGTTGTATCGTCAGAGCAGGGTGCGCCTAGATGAAAATGAGAAAATAGCGGTAAAAGGTGCTTTCTTCAACACTGAGGCTTTGCCAGAGGGTACACAAATGATTTTTCCTGTGGCTATCAAGAAAAATCAGGGGGAATGGAAACCTTTTGAGGATGATTCCACTACGGGGGAGATTTATCTAGGGGGTTTGGAGTCTATTGGTTTTGGACATTGTGCGGTGGAGTTGCGAGGGCTTTAG
- the csx18 gene encoding CRISPR-associated protein Csx18, translated as MLISWKGSLIKSIAMGISNGTVTLILLLIAPMGLAGVITTTIAVMLTTLAVSLSFDLITLWLIKSSEVNFLDHPYKNPKGGQISSAKKMEIELNRLRNLEDE; from the coding sequence ATGTTAATTTCTTGGAAAGGAAGCCTCATCAAAAGTATTGCCATGGGCATAAGTAATGGCACCGTTACCCTAATATTGTTACTCATTGCCCCCATGGGATTAGCAGGAGTAATCACTACCACCATCGCCGTCATGCTCACCACTCTAGCAGTAAGTTTAAGTTTTGACCTTATTACCCTCTGGTTAATCAAATCCTCCGAAGTCAATTTTTTAGATCATCCCTATAAAAATCCTAAAGGGGGGCAAATTTCTTCAGCAAAAAAAATGGAAATAGAACTTAATCGACTCAGAAACCTTGAAGATGAATGA
- a CDS encoding type III-B CRISPR module-associated Cmr3 family protein, with amino-acid sequence MFKYLINIKPLGYLYGSAGGFLSPENLVGRSRSKFPPDPATVSGLFFSANKNLAIESQQNLVDKLHIAGPFWAKENNIQDFYIPIPWTKIIDEKESDEWEINEGKWQRKNRELTPAYKWQKISQWNQSAQEIKDNQATETSPWQFVPMLHPKMRLDERHTEEGGLFLENAVQMDDDTSLVYLSTYQLPDGWYRFGGENHLVEINSIPLNTPTQQLFQQPITKAFALISSAVWGSNRLSRRYPEADSFPKIDKILTDRAIPYRYRAGGRMGRGRYAVSAGSVYVLSESLNKSWWDWDEDWFPKEGYSLKRVGSGLCLPLAINGVN; translated from the coding sequence ATGTTCAAATATTTAATAAATATTAAGCCGTTAGGTTATCTCTACGGTAGTGCAGGAGGCTTTTTATCTCCTGAAAATCTTGTGGGGCGATCGCGTTCTAAATTTCCCCCAGATCCTGCCACAGTATCAGGATTATTCTTCAGTGCTAATAAAAATTTAGCCATAGAAAGTCAACAAAATTTAGTAGATAAACTGCACATAGCAGGGCCATTTTGGGCAAAAGAAAACAACATTCAAGACTTTTATATTCCCATTCCATGGACAAAAATTATCGATGAAAAAGAAAGCGACGAATGGGAAATAAACGAAGGAAAATGGCAACGAAAAAACAGAGAATTAACCCCAGCTTATAAATGGCAAAAAATTAGTCAATGGAATCAATCAGCCCAAGAAATAAAAGACAATCAAGCCACAGAAACAAGCCCATGGCAATTCGTACCCATGTTACATCCCAAAATGAGACTGGATGAAAGACATACCGAAGAAGGGGGATTGTTTCTCGAAAACGCCGTGCAGATGGATGATGATACTTCTCTTGTGTATCTTTCCACCTACCAGTTACCCGACGGCTGGTATCGTTTCGGTGGTGAAAATCACCTCGTAGAAATCAACAGTATCCCCCTTAATACCCCGACTCAACAACTATTCCAACAACCCATTACCAAAGCCTTTGCACTGATTTCGTCCGCCGTGTGGGGTTCAAATCGTCTTTCCCGTCGCTATCCCGAAGCCGACTCCTTTCCCAAAATTGACAAAATTCTTACCGACAGGGCGATACCCTACCGCTATCGTGCGGGGGGAAGAATGGGCAGAGGGCGTTATGCCGTCAGTGCAGGAAGCGTCTATGTGTTGTCAGAATCCCTCAATAAATCATGGTGGGATTGGGATGAGGATTGGTTTCCCAAAGAAGGCTACTCCCTCAAAAGGGTAGGTAGTGGTTTGTGTTTACCTTTAGCAATTAATGGAGTTAACTAA
- the rpsJ gene encoding 30S ribosomal protein S10 — translation MATLQQQKIRIRLKAFDRRLLDTSCTKIVETANRTNAQPVGPIPLPTKRKIYCVLRSPHVDKDSREHFETRTHRRVIDIYQPSSKTIDALMKLDLPAGVDIEVKL, via the coding sequence ATGGCAACTTTACAACAACAAAAAATTCGTATTCGCTTAAAAGCATTTGACCGTCGTTTACTCGATACATCTTGTACTAAAATTGTTGAAACGGCTAATCGTACTAATGCTCAGCCAGTAGGTCCTATCCCTCTCCCCACAAAACGTAAAATCTACTGTGTGTTAAGATCTCCCCACGTTGATAAAGATTCGAGAGAACATTTTGAAACCCGTACTCATCGTAGGGTAATTGATATTTATCAACCTTCTTCTAAAACTATTGATGCTTTGATGAAGTTAGACTTACCCGCTGGGGTTGACATCGAAGTTAAACTGTAA
- the cas1 gene encoding CRISPR-associated endonuclease Cas1 encodes MNTVYVSQQGCYLSLKKELLIVKHGNNILEEVQMPLVEQILIMGKSQITTQAIRACLIKNIPIVYLSRMGYCYGRTISIERGYRYLSRYQQLLDSNNKITVAKAIVKAKLANSRVILRRQQQRKPSIDVSQALNILSYLMDKVSQALTINQLMGYEGAGASAYFSALGQCITNPDFIFFGRSRRPPGNPVNALLSFGYQILWNHLLVLIELQGLDPYYGCLHQANERHPVLASDLVEEFRASIIDSLVLYLVNKNIINSVDDFTFKHGGCYLNHSGRKKFLNVFIQRMEELIDTGRETKQPRWDLLTRQVRRYKNFVYHPVFGYQPYRIR; translated from the coding sequence ATGAATACCGTTTATGTATCGCAACAGGGTTGTTATTTATCCCTCAAAAAAGAATTATTGATAGTAAAACATGGTAACAACATCCTTGAAGAAGTACAAATGCCCCTAGTAGAACAAATTTTGATCATGGGTAAATCCCAAATTACCACCCAAGCCATTCGCGCTTGTTTAATCAAAAATATTCCCATTGTTTACCTATCTAGGATGGGCTACTGCTACGGGCGTACCATCTCCATTGAAAGGGGTTATCGTTATCTAAGTCGTTATCAACAACTTCTAGACTCTAATAATAAAATAACTGTTGCAAAAGCTATCGTGAAAGCAAAACTAGCTAATAGTCGAGTGATTTTGCGTCGGCAACAACAAAGAAAACCATCCATCGATGTATCCCAGGCCCTCAATATCCTTAGCTATTTAATGGACAAAGTATCTCAAGCCTTAACCATTAATCAACTAATGGGTTATGAAGGCGCCGGGGCAAGTGCTTATTTTTCCGCCTTAGGGCAATGTATAACCAATCCTGACTTTATTTTTTTTGGGCGTAGTCGTCGCCCCCCCGGGAATCCCGTTAATGCGCTTCTGAGTTTTGGTTATCAAATTCTTTGGAATCATCTCTTGGTATTGATTGAATTACAAGGATTAGATCCCTATTATGGTTGTCTCCATCAAGCAAATGAGCGTCATCCTGTGTTAGCTTCTGACTTAGTAGAAGAATTTCGGGCTTCCATTATCGATTCTTTGGTGCTTTATTTGGTAAATAAAAATATAATCAACAGCGTAGATGATTTCACTTTTAAGCATGGCGGTTGTTATCTTAACCACAGTGGTAGAAAAAAGTTTTTAAATGTTTTTATCCAAAGGATGGAGGAATTAATCGATACGGGTAGGGAAACCAAACAACCCCGCTGGGATTTGTTAACAAGGCAAGTAAGACGCTATAAAAATTTTGTTTATCATCCTGTTTTCGGGTATCAACCTTATCGTATTCGCTGA
- the cas2 gene encoding CRISPR-associated endonuclease Cas2: MLFYLIVYDITDDKRRKKIADILEGYGVRVQYSVFECVLNLKQYRELKKRLRKVFKQEEDNLRFYPISDHTLRKVETWGQGLPLTNPLKSKVI; encoded by the coding sequence ATGCTTTTTTATCTAATAGTTTATGACATCACCGACGACAAACGCCGAAAAAAAATTGCGGATATTCTCGAAGGTTATGGGGTGAGGGTGCAATATAGCGTTTTTGAATGTGTTTTAAATCTTAAGCAATATCGGGAGTTGAAAAAAAGGTTACGAAAGGTTTTTAAACAGGAGGAAGACAATCTGAGATTTTACCCTATTTCGGATCATACTCTTAGAAAGGTGGAAACATGGGGACAAGGTTTGCCCCTCACCAATCCCCTAAAATCAAAGGTTATCTGA
- a CDS encoding type III-B CRISPR-associated protein Cas10/Cmr2 — protein MVVYTAITFSPVQGFIEKSRKLRDLYGASLILSYLSKKIVDSAEDNQCKIISPGLPKLAKGMPNRILIKGDFPQELVKETLVNSWKKVLWECKAWIESHVSDVVYTWDRDWEMWATHTWEFFWG, from the coding sequence ATGGTAGTTTATACAGCAATTACCTTTTCTCCAGTGCAGGGATTTATAGAAAAATCCCGTAAGCTGAGGGATTTATATGGTGCATCTTTGATTTTGTCTTATCTAAGCAAAAAAATCGTTGATAGTGCAGAGGATAACCAATGTAAGATTATTTCTCCCGGTTTGCCGAAGTTGGCAAAAGGAATGCCGAATCGTATTCTTATTAAAGGGGATTTTCCGCAGGAGTTGGTTAAAGAAACCTTGGTTAACTCTTGGAAAAAAGTCCTCTGGGAGTGTAAAGCATGGATTGAAAGTCATGTGTCTGATGTGGTTTACACTTGGGATAGAGACTGGGAAATGTGGGCAACCCATACTTGGGAATTTTTTTGGGGGTAG
- a CDS encoding DUF488 domain-containing protein: MKLFTIGFTQTSAEQFFDSLTKNKVTTLIDVRLNNSSQLSGYAKKNDLQYFLKRICNINYVHIKDLAPNKDILDQFKKQKTISWKEYEKHYLKLIQDRKIDKTISPKLFENGCLLCSEKEPHYCHRRLLAEYLNKQWGGILIKHL; this comes from the coding sequence ATGAAATTATTTACCATTGGTTTTACACAAACATCAGCCGAACAATTTTTTGATTCTTTAACAAAAAATAAAGTTACAACTTTAATTGATGTAAGGTTAAACAACTCTTCTCAACTTTCTGGTTATGCAAAAAAAAATGATCTTCAATATTTTTTAAAAAGAATATGTAATATAAATTATGTTCATATAAAAGATTTAGCACCTAACAAAGATATTTTAGACCAATTTAAAAAACAAAAAACTATATCATGGAAAGAATATGAAAAACACTATTTAAAATTGATACAAGATCGCAAAATTGATAAAACAATATCCCCCAAACTATTTGAAAATGGATGTTTATTATGTAGTGAAAAAGAACCTCATTACTGTCACAGAAGGTTGTTAGCAGAATACCTTAACAAACAATGGGGAGGAATTTTAATTAAACATCTTTAA
- a CDS encoding dual OB domain-containing protein: MPKVEIICLANSKKLGGRCIAGIRTDGKGWIRPVGSNNNDGTLFANDYTLSNGSEPQILSVIQIAISTPKPQLYQPENWLTERIPWQLVGKTLNKSHLQLIENAFFQGDSIFGTRGDRISYHQLQQNPAKSSLEIIQPLNITWCINNNYSGNRQIRAIFSLHNVQYNLVVTDPNWLEHLTKFELGCYSSKDIGLSQEVQFLFTISLGVPYKGHCYKLIAAVIPYVTR; this comes from the coding sequence ATGCCAAAAGTAGAGATTATTTGCTTGGCGAATTCCAAAAAACTTGGTGGGCGCTGTATTGCGGGTATAAGGACTGATGGAAAGGGTTGGATACGTCCTGTAGGCAGTAATAATAATGATGGAACTCTTTTTGCTAATGATTATACTCTATCAAATGGTAGTGAACCCCAGATATTGTCTGTTATTCAAATTGCTATTTCTACCCCCAAACCCCAATTATATCAACCAGAAAATTGGTTAACTGAGAGAATTCCTTGGCAATTGGTTGGTAAAACTCTTAATAAGTCTCATTTACAATTAATCGAAAATGCTTTTTTTCAGGGTGATAGTATATTTGGAACAAGGGGCGATCGCATTTCTTACCATCAATTACAGCAAAATCCTGCCAAAAGTTCTTTAGAAATCATTCAACCCCTCAATATTACATGGTGTATAAACAATAATTACTCAGGTAATCGACAAATTAGGGCAATATTTTCTTTACATAATGTTCAATATAATTTAGTGGTAACAGATCCTAATTGGCTAGAACATTTAACAAAATTTGAACTCGGTTGTTACAGTTCAAAAGATATTGGGTTGTCTCAAGAGGTGCAATTTTTATTTACCATTAGTTTGGGTGTACCCTATAAAGGTCATTGTTATAAACTCATAGCTGCAGTTATTCCCTATGTGACTCGGTAG
- the rpmI gene encoding 50S ribosomal protein L35, whose amino-acid sequence MPKVKTKKSAAKRFRITGSGKKIMRRKANKNHLLEHKSAEQKRRRLSNMTLVHESDEKEVRLMLPYGTK is encoded by the coding sequence ATGCCTAAAGTAAAAACTAAAAAATCCGCTGCTAAACGTTTTCGTATCACTGGAAGCGGAAAGAAAATTATGCGTCGTAAAGCAAATAAGAATCACTTGTTAGAGCATAAAAGTGCAGAACAAAAACGTCGTCGTCTTAGCAACATGACTTTGGTTCATGAAAGTGATGAAAAGGAAGTACGTTTAATGCTTCCTTATGGTACTAAGTAG
- a CDS encoding DUF488 domain-containing protein: MKIFTIGHSNHQIEQFIFLLQLHQVTAIADVRSIPYSRYNQQYNQKNLQNKLKQNKIAYSFLGDELGARSKNPNCYVKNQAIYEKIAQTEEFLKGLTRLIKGTNKHNIALMCAEKDPINCHRAILISRYLSKQNITILHILSNGQLESQNQLEKRLLDLLGLNTPKQLNLFDFSQENSQSEDDLIEDAYHIQGTKIAYLRK; the protein is encoded by the coding sequence ATGAAAATATTTACCATTGGGCATAGTAATCATCAAATCGAACAATTTATCTTTTTATTACAATTACATCAAGTAACGGCGATCGCTGATGTTCGCTCCATCCCCTATTCTCGATATAATCAACAATACAATCAAAAAAATTTGCAAAATAAACTAAAACAAAACAAAATTGCATATAGTTTTTTAGGAGATGAATTAGGGGCAAGAAGTAAAAATCCTAATTGTTATGTAAAAAATCAAGCCATATATGAAAAAATAGCCCAGACAGAAGAATTTTTGAAAGGATTAACAAGATTAATAAAAGGGACGAATAAACATAATATAGCTTTAATGTGTGCCGAAAAAGACCCTATTAATTGCCATCGTGCCATATTAATATCTAGGTATTTATCAAAACAGAATATAACAATATTACATATTTTATCTAATGGTCAATTAGAATCACAAAATCAACTAGAAAAACGTTTACTTGATTTACTAGGATTAAATACGCCTAAACAATTAAATCTATTTGATTTCAGCCAAGAAAATTCCCAATCCGAAGATGATTTAATTGAAGATGCTTATCACATACAAGGAACAAAAATAGCTTATTTACGAAAATAA
- a CDS encoding Cas10/Cmr2 second palm domain-containing protein — translation MESNKLSRDWVGINWIGESSSLTGTDAIAFNRLGSGHRNPKTLNKAQDKQQIDDFYLKLSAVLENSTEEATEGKVLDLNERLSIPELVKRLITLPNTGIPQKFSKNDLPFPEKFSELSRKPDPENNITGQWTGWFMGDGDKVGDHLKKLLNEPNGEQKIKDFSDAMRQWGDNLSNNFPRDLGRIIYAGGDDFLGVIYSKKRDVDDSPELKKKALRWLSTLKQEWQKHGQDITLSVGFVWVAGSVPQRDVLQHCREAEKVSKNKGRNRVTLRIVFNSGQYVEWTVPWDDLGLLSAYEDRDKQENWAHIYNDLVQLKARHSISFNPSLKFEKDVSLSKALLDIYFQNKGDYLFSKREKLVGDKDLNNFNIWVNNLVEVGWQFCG, via the coding sequence TTGGAAAGTAACAAGTTATCTCGGGATTGGGTTGGTATTAATTGGATTGGTGAAAGTTCCAGTTTAACAGGTACAGATGCGATCGCATTTAACCGTTTAGGAAGTGGACATCGTAACCCAAAAACGTTAAATAAAGCTCAAGATAAACAACAGATTGATGATTTTTATCTTAAATTATCCGCAGTTTTAGAAAACAGCACAGAAGAAGCCACGGAAGGCAAAGTTTTAGACTTAAACGAACGATTAAGCATACCAGAATTAGTTAAAAGATTAATCACTTTACCTAATACTGGAATACCCCAAAAATTTTCTAAAAATGATCTTCCTTTTCCTGAAAAGTTTAGCGAATTAAGCCGTAAACCAGACCCCGAAAATAATATTACAGGACAATGGACAGGATGGTTTATGGGGGATGGTGACAAAGTAGGTGATCATCTTAAAAAATTGCTTAATGAACCTAATGGAGAACAAAAAATTAAAGATTTTAGTGATGCCATGCGTCAATGGGGGGACAATTTAAGTAATAATTTTCCCCGTGATTTAGGACGTATTATTTATGCAGGGGGAGATGATTTTTTGGGGGTTATTTATAGTAAAAAAAGGGATGTAGATGATTCCCCAGAATTGAAAAAGAAAGCCTTAAGATGGCTATCCACTCTTAAGCAAGAATGGCAAAAACACGGTCAGGATATTACCCTAAGTGTGGGCTTTGTGTGGGTGGCGGGAAGTGTACCGCAACGGGATGTTTTACAACATTGTCGAGAGGCGGAAAAAGTCTCGAAAAATAAGGGCAGAAATCGAGTAACCCTGCGTATTGTCTTTAATAGTGGTCAATATGTGGAATGGACTGTGCCATGGGATGATCTAGGTTTGTTGTCGGCATATGAAGATAGAGACAAACAAGAAAATTGGGCTCATATTTACAATGATTTAGTTCAATTAAAAGCCCGTCATAGTATTAGTTTTAATCCTTCTTTAAAATTTGAAAAAGATGTTAGTTTAAGTAAGGCTTTACTAGATATTTATTTTCAGAATAAGGGTGATTATCTTTTTAGCAAACGTGAAAAATTAGTAGGAGATAAAGATCTAAATAATTTTAATATTTGGGTTAATAATTTAGTTGAAGTAGGATGGCAGTTTTGCGGTTAA